The following proteins are encoded in a genomic region of Amphiura filiformis chromosome 18, Afil_fr2py, whole genome shotgun sequence:
- the LOC140138826 gene encoding uncharacterized protein translates to MWSDDENACLLEDHQPHHSPANSFVTRSNVASESPSAGDPFVLSHAQSSPSAADPFVLSHAQSSPSAVDPFVLSHAQSSPSGVNPFLTHSPSVPAAVVNNPFMAAPAPVVPVAHSHRKTKEPDRFDGSKPWREYESHFRACWQLNAWTDKEAAAYLAASLRDSACKVLQPVPVDYYTGRRRAHTIEELLQRLEKRYGPGKLADSFLLQLKGRRRRPKETLRELGEAVSELVDQAYPEAPPHMRERLAKDQFKEAVDDGEMRYAIHRAHCQTLDDAVEAALEAESFIAMEGRRKRSAVHQVSQSVPMTTPAPEPELPQEQPPWTQAQPVQCCQCGHESHERSQAPQQGPPNQQPPWIRRAPRPPMVQSYQYGHEGYERSQAPQRGPPSQQPPWIRRAPRSSMVQCYQCGQDGHIRPNCPQRRCHVCGKEGHVGRRCPQRGPCFLCGNYGHLQPECNETQMQGNLPQPNQEPGRRL, encoded by the coding sequence ATGTGGTCTGACGACGAGAACGCTTGTCTGCTGGAAGACCACCAGCCACACCATTCGCCGGCGAATTCGTTTGTTACCAGGTCAAATGTGGCGAGTGAGTCGCCGTCTGCAGGTGATCCATTCGTATTAAGTCATGCTCAATCATCGCCGTCTGCAGCGGATCCATTCGTATTAAGTCATGCTCAATCGTCGCCGTCTGCAGTGGATCCATTCGTATTAAGTCATGCTCAATCGTCGCCGTCTGGAGTGAATCCATTCTTAACACATTCACCATCGGTACCTGCTGCGGTTGTGAACAATCCATTCATGGCAGCGCCGGCGCCAGTAGTCCCCGTTGCCCATAGTCATAGAAAAACAAAGGAACCAGACCGTTTTGACGGCAGCAAACCTTGGAGAGAATATGAATCGCATTTCAGGGCCTGCTGGCAACTTAATGCGTGGACGGATAAGGAGGCTGCGGCTTACTTGGCAGCAAGTCTGCGAGATTCTGCATGCAAGGTACTACAGCCCGTCCCAGTTGACTATTACACGGGGCGCAGAAGGGCACACACAATAGAAGAACTACTACAGCGGTTGGAAAAGCGGTATGGCCCCGGGAAGTTAGCAGACTCGTTTTTATTGCAGCTGAAGGGTCGGCGGAGGAGACCAAAGGAGACACTAAGAGAGCTTGGCGAGGCAGTGTCGGAGTTGGTGGACCAAGCATATCCTGAGGCGCCACCACACATGCGAGAAAGACTGGCGAAAGATCAGTTCAAAGAGGCAGTAGATGATGGGGAAATGCGATACGCTATACACCGGGCCCACTGCCAGACATTGGACGACGCAGTGGAGGCGGCCTTAGAGGCCGAATCATTTATCGCCATGGAAGGGCGCCGCAAGCGAAGTGCGGTCCATCAAGTCAGCCAATCTGTACCAATGACCACACCTGCGCCAGAGCCAGAACTGCCACAGGAGCAGCCGCCATGGACACAAGCCCAACCTGTACAGTGTTGCCAGTGTGGCCATGAAAGTCATGAGAGGTCACAAGCTCCTCAGCAAGGTCCGCCAAACCAACAGCCACCGTGGATCCGAAGAGCACCGCGACCACCTATGGTGCAGAGTTACCAGTATGGCCATGAAGGTTATGAGAGATCACAAGCTCCACAGCGAGGTCCACCAAGTCAACAGCCACCGTGGATCCGAAGAGCACCGCGATCGTCTATGGTGCAGTGTTACCAGTGTGGTCAGGACGGCCATATCAGACCAAACTGTCCGCAGCGGCGGTGTCACGTGTGCGGCAAAGAAGGACATGTAGGCCGTCGCTGTCCACAGCGTGGACCATGCTTTTTGTGTGGGAATTATGGACATCTGCAGCCTGAATGTAATGAAACACAAATGCAGGGAAACCTGCCACAGCCGAATCAGGAGCCCGGGAGGAGGCTGTAG